The genomic stretch GCCCGTGCCCTTCGAGCAACTTGGCGACCGCTTGCGGGTCTGTCCAGACGCCTTCGGCCAGCGCGGTCGCGAAAGCGCGCAGTGCCGCCGCAAGTTCACCTAAGCCCCTTCCCGTGATGATGCGCATCCCTGTTACTGGAGTTGCATCCGAGTAGGCAGCGACAGCGCGATGCACCATGATCGGCACTGGCCGTGCGGCGGGGTCGTAACGCTTGCCGAACCACAGCATGGAGGTCGCGAGCTGTCCCATGTCGCGTTTCGCGATCGCGGCGCTTTTAGCTCCTGTTTTCGCTTCGATGACCCAGAACTCGTTATCACCAAGTGCCCAGAGATTGTCAGGACCGGTGTTCGTATCGTGCTCGGGGCGCTGAGACCCGAGCCCGATGAATTCGCCGCAGCGTCGCAACGCCTCTTCGGTCTGGTCTGTGCGGTATTCATCGAAGACGAGGTCCTCGATGATGGACTCTACGTCGAGGCGAAGTCCTGCGGCGGTCGAGTACTTCTGCCCGAGACGGCGCGCGCATGTCGCTGCTTGCGGAGAGTGAGCCTCTAGAGCGACGAATGTCAGTCCGGCCAGGGGCTTGGTGACATTGGTATTCAGGGCGCGAGCTTGCGTGAGGATCTGCTGGCCAAGTTCAGGGTTGGTCATATCGGCGTAGGTCGCTTGCAGCTCCAGGAGCCTGCCTGCGGACGCCTCATCCTGTTCCGCCTCGGCGGCGCTGCCGATGCGGTCGCGCGCGGCGACGAGGTTGCCGTTTTGGGCCAGTGCGTAGGCCTCGCGCTCTGCCACCGCAGCATCGGAGACGTGGCCGGGCGCAGGTGCGATGTTGCGTAGTGTCCTGAGTGCGAGTTCGACCCAGCTCTTGTCCCGTGATAGCGCTTGTTTGACCGTTTTGATGATGCCACTCATCGGGAGGTTATCCATGTTCGAGGCGACCTGCCTGGAGAGCTTGAGCTGTTGCTGGGTCGCAGGACTGAAACGCGTCACGGTGCGTGGGTCCACGGTCAGTTGTGCGAGTCGGGGCCCGAGGAGGAACACCACGCAGTGGTCCTCGTTGCTACGCACGCCGCGGCCCATGCCCTGCTCGATGCGTTGCACCTGGCGGTCGTCAATTCCTGAACTGGAGCGCGTGAGGGTAGAGCTGATGCGGTCTTCGGGGCTGAACGCCTCGGGTAACCCGTCGAGTACCAGCACGCGACAAGCATCGTCGGGGAGGTCGATCCCGTCATACCGATTGACCAGCACGACCAGCCCGATGTGCTTCCTGCCGCGGAGCTTCTTCACGGCATCTTCGATATCGTCCTTCGTCGCGACTATTGCTGCGTGGGCTTTCCACTTCTCTGCCCATGGGGTGCTGGGCACGAGGACTACGGTGTTGACCATTTTGCTGAGATCGACAATCTGGGAGCGGATCTCCTCCGCGGAGAGTGCAGGATTGATCTCTTGTGGGGCGAGGATCATTCGCTCTCCGATATCACCAGCGGTCAGTGGGGTGATCGGTGATTGAACGCTGGCTGGAGCGGCGCCGAAGTCGGTGACGAGGACGCTGTCGTCGGCGAGCGTCGCTGTGAGGAACACGCGGTGCTTCGCTTCCATGAACGACGTCACGTGGTCGATGGGCGGGCAGTGCGGCGTGATCGTCAATTCATGGTTTGCGAAGGCGGCACGGCACAGGGGCAAGACTTCGGCAACTGCCGGCCAGTCGTAGAACAGGTCCTGTTTCTCGCCTGTTTGTAGGCGGAGGAGCTCTCGTACCTGCTCGACTTTTGACCGCCACGCCCAGAACGGCACGCGCACTGGAGCGCCTCGCCGGTCGTCGCGCACGTCGAGGTACGAGTCCGAGGACTGCGTCTTCAAATCCTCCGCGAACAGCTCCAGAAGCGGCATGAATGCAGCGTTGCTGCGAGGCACGGTCAGCGACAGCTTTTCTCGTGTCGTGGCGATGGCAGCGTGCACGTCGTCGATGACCACCGCTCCGATGGGGACGCGGGGTCGCGTGGGCCGGCGGTCTGAAAATACCGTCCGACCGTTGACGAGTTTGTGTGCGTTGATGATGCCTATGGCTTCGCTGTTGAGGTAGGACGCGCCGTCGACGTTTGTTGTGACGGCGATGCCGATTTTCTCTGCCTCTGCGATGACCTGCGTCACGAGGTAGTCACTGGGGGCTACGAAGAGCGCGGGGCCGGCGTTAGCGTTCAGGTAGCTCTGAAGAATGATGAGGCCATCGATAGTCTTGCCACCGCCGGTATTGACTTTGATGATGATATCGCGATCGTCGCGGCGCTCGTGCCACTTCGATAACACCTGCCCCTGAACGTCGCGGAGGTACCCGTAGCCGGGCGCTTTGGTCAACTGACTATGCAGTTCCCGCGGCTCGATAGGAGCGTCATCCGCCCCGCTCGCCAGCATTGCTCCGAAGTCCACCATCGGCCTGCTCCATCGCTCGCGGGGTGTGCAGCTTCCTGCCTCCGGCCACGGCGGCCGTCCCCATGCACACTCTAGCGAAGTGTCGAGAATCGCTCATCCCCGCCGATGCGGCCGTCAACCTGCGCACTGCCACCGTGCTTGCGCTCTCCGATAGCTGCCGAGGTCGCCTAAGCGCGGTGGGCCCACTCAATGCTCCCGAAGCACGAACCATCGTCTCGATAGCCGGTCCTTCGGGACTGCTGCAGGATTGGTTGACTCGTTCGTTTAGGCCGCGAGTGCGACCTGTGGGTTGATGATCGTCTCGTACTCGATCGGGGTCAACTTCCCCAGACCTCGTTGCCGTCGTTTCCGGTGATAGGTCGCTTCGATCCAGGTGATGATCGCGAGCCGGAGCTCTTCCCTGGTCGCCCAACCTTTCCGGTTCAGGACGTTCTTCTGCAGGAGCGCGAAGAACGATTCCATTGCGGCGTTGTCGGCGCACGCACCGACTCGCCCCATTGATCCGAGCAGGCCGACATCACCCAGCGCGCGGACGAACTTCTTCGACCTGAACTGGCTGCCCCGGTCCGAGTGGACGACGGTTCCTGCCGGGTTCCGGCGATGCACCGCCATTTGCGGGGCCGCGACGGCGAGCGAGGACCGCATCCGGTCGCTGATCGAATAGCCCACGATCCAGCGCGAGCAGGCGTCCTTGATCGCGCAGAGGTACAGCTTGCCCTCTGCCGTGTTGTGCTCGGTGATATCGGTCAGCCAGAGCTTGTCGAGGTCTGGCACGGTGAACGCACGGCGGACACGGTCATCGTGCACCGGCGGCCCAGCCTTGCGATTCAGGCCGCGCTTCTTCGCGTGCAGTGACCAGAGCCGCTGCTGCGAACACAACCGCCACACTCGCCGTTCCGACACCGTATGACCGGACGCAATCAGGTCGTCGGCGATGAACCGGTACCCGAACGTCGGATCGTCCCGGTGCGCATCGATCGCTGCGTTGGTCAGGTGCGCGTCCTCCCAGTCCCGCTGAGAAACCGGGTCGGCGCGCCACCGATAGAAGGCCTGCTTCGAGAAACCCAGCACCCGGCAGGTCACCGCGACGGGGACACCATCGTCGGCGAGTTCGAGGACCAGCGGGTAGATCATTTTGGGAGTTGCGACTGGGCGAAGTACGCCGCTGCCCGGCGGAGGATCTCGTTTTCCTGCTCGAGCAGCCGGATCCGTTTCTGCGCGTCCCGCAGCTCGGCCTGCTCAATCGCCTTCACGGATGGCGACGCAGCAGCAGGGACGCCGTCATCACGGTCCGCGAGACGCAACCAGCGGGCCAGGCAGGACTCGGACACACCGAAGTCCTTCGCGACCTGCCGCACCGACGTCTCACCCTTCCGGGCGACCGCGATCACATCGCAGCGGAACTCGTCCGGATACGCCTTCACCACGGCACACATCCTTCCAGCAGGAGCCCATGCCCCTACCTCTCAGGAGTCAACCGAACCTGCAGCAGTCCCATGTGAGGCAACTTGCGATTGTGGTGACCGATTCGAACGAGGGCCTCCGCGGGCCAGGGAAGCATTCCCATGACGTGCCCCTTCCCTTGCCATGGACATCTCCGTGGCTGCATGCTTGGGTGGTGGCGAGTGGCCGGGGCCCGACACCTCGGGCTGTCAGTTTCGATCATCGGAACTCGCGCGAATCGACCGACAGTGCGCGTTCTGCGTCTCACCACGGGGAAGAAGCGGTGCGGTTGGTGTCCGCTACCACCACAATTGGTGCATGTCCTCCGCCGAGTACCCACCCGTGACGGCGTCGACGATCCGCAGCCTGTACGGCGCGGCATACCGGTGCGCGCATCCCGAGTGCCGCCGGCCCCTGTATAACGTCGACGGGGAGAGCGGCGATCGCGTCCTGAACAGCCGCGTTGCTCACATCCATGCGCGGCGTCGCGGTGGACCTCGCTGGATTGAGATGCCCGCATCGGGCAGGCCCTCGCCGTCGCGCTGCGCAGTTCCCAGCTCCGCCCGTCGCGATGCCCGACACCATCGGAACGGCAGAACGGCCGCCCGCGTGAGCCGAGTTGCGCTCGACGATCGCCGTCCGATACGTTTGCTGTGAGCACACTCAGATGCTCTTGCGCAGGGGGCCGCGCTAACTCGGGGGGGTCTTCGTGGTGCAATTCAACTCGAAGGAGTAAAAAATGCGTTTCAAAAAGCACTTCGCTTCCGTGGCTGTCGTCGCGGCGGTTGCAAGCGGGGCATTGTTCACTGCAGCACCTGCGTCCGCGGCACCCGCTGGCTGCGAGTCTGGCCGGGGCTGCACGTACGAAGACGCAAACTACGGCAAGGGTCACATCAACTTCTTTGAGAATGTGAAGGACTTTTCGCAAGTCGGCTATTGGGTGGGCACGCTGCACACCCTGACGGACAATGCTGCATCCTCAGCCTTCAACAACGGCACCACCGGTCGCAACGCCACCTGGTACGACCTGAAGAGCTACCAGGGCCCTAAGAAGACACTTACTATGGGCTACGGCACGACCAACCTCGGATACGCTGACCTGAACGACAAGGTCTCGTCAGCCTGCTTCACCGGATACTGCAACTAGCTCATGAGTAGTGCTCTCCGATCTGGCGGCGTAGCGCTCGCTGCGCTTTTCGCGCTGGGGCTCGCCGGATGCTCCGGTCAAAATGCTCAGTCAGAGCTCCCACAGAAGAACGAAGCACAGTGGACGCTCCCACTTGACCAGTACCAGTCGCCCCTGGTTGACACCGTGATTGACGCAGAACAGTTGCTCATCCAGTCCTGCATGCAGGACGCAGGATTCAACTGGTCGGTGCTTGTGACGAGCGTGGACGGCCGCCCCGGTGAATCGTGGAATCCGGTGCACCGCAAGCTCTTCAACGCTGACCTTGCCGAGAAGTACGGTTACAGCAACTCCCACGAGTTGGCACTCTCAACGGATGACGCTCAACGATGGGCGGACTACGAAGAAGCGAACCGGACCGTCGGTGGATCAGCGCAAGGGCAGGTAACGAAGTGCATGGGCTCAGCGCGTCGCCAGATCGGAGAGACCGGGACCCGAAGCCCATACGACCTCGCGGAACAGCTCGCGAATGTAGCATTTGCCGACGCGCGGGACGTCCCGTCAGTGAAGGAAGCCGATTCCGCCTGGCAGAAGTGCATGGCGTCAGCCGGCGTCCCGGACTTGCCGAATTCGCCGATGGAAATGCCGTCTGCCTCGGTCAGCGCCCTGCGCCCCAGCGTCGACGGGGCCGTTGGCCCGGATGGAACCGTTTCGGTACCTGATGAGGAACGACGAGTTGCGGTGGCTGATGCAAAGTGTCGAGAAACCACAGGCTATTCGAAATCGCTGTACGACGCCGAGTGGGAAGCGCAGGTGAATGTCATGCAGGACCGAGGTGACGATCTCGAGCGTTACGCCTCTGAGGCAAAAAAGAGACTTCAGGCCGCAACGCAGATCGTGGCGAACAACGCCCCGCGCAACCGATAACGTAGAAGCGCCGACAGCTAAAGCTGTCGGCGCTTCTCGGCGAAAGGCCGCAATGACTAAAAAAAGTCGGAACAGGAAGCTCCTCATTGGGGGTGCCACGGCGGCTCTCGTGGTGGCCGTCGCTGCGGCTAGTTGGGCGATGGCATTGCGCTTCGAGTCGCCGGCGCAGCGGGAAGCGGCTGCAGCCGCCCCTTCGCCCGGGGCGATCACGGCGCAGGTGCGCAAGGGTGACCTCGTCCGATCAGTGTCATACCGTGCGAAAGTCGTCCGCGACTCTACGGTCGAGATAAGCCTGAGCGCCGCCTCCGCACCCTCCGTCGTCACCGCTGTGCCCACCGCACCTGGGACACGGATGCAAGCGGGAACCGTCGTGACTGAGATCAACGGTCGGCCGGTATTCGCGATCCCAGGCGGATTCGCCTTTTACCGCGTCCTCCGTGAGGGTGACCACGGGCCGGATGTCCGCCAACTGCAACACGCGCTGACAGCAGCAGGCCACGTTGTCGCCGAAGACGGCCGCTTTGGCAGTGGAACGAGTAGCGCCGTGAAGGCGCTGTACAGAGCCGCAGGGTACGAGGCTCCGACCGAGCCCGGAACAGCCGACCAACTTGGACGAGGCAAGTCAGCTACAGCAACGGGCGGCTCAGGGACGACGAAAACCGACTCCTCTACCGCTGAGTCGTCGGTGATTGACGGTGGTGGCACAGCAGACGTGCCCGGTTTCGTGATTGCTCCTGGGGAATTCATTGTGCTCCCGACCCTGCCCGCGGTGTTGAGCTCAGCGCCGGCCATCGGTTCCGCCATCGGTGAAGACGCAAAGATCGCTGTGCAGAGTGGTTCGCTGCGTCTCAGCGGCGACGTGCCGCCCCTCTCGGCGAATCTGCTCACAGCTGGGTTGCCAGGATCGGCTGACATCGGCGGAGCAGTCCCGGTTCACATCGAATCCATCGGTACCGCGAAAGAGGACGGCGCAGCCGCTGTGCCGGTCGTCGCCACCGCTGACGACGGTCAGATCGCGGAGGACAAGATCGGTGAAGAAGTCACCGTAACCGCTCAAGTGCAGGTCGTGGCAGGCGACGCTCTCATCGTCCCCTCGATCGCAGTCGCATCCGGGGGGTCAGGTCCGGCGCATGTCCTCGTCGAACAGAAGGACGGCACTTTTGCGAGTGTGGCCGTACGGGAGATCGGCCAGCTGAACGGCGAGTCCGCGATCCAGCTCGATGGGAGCGGTCGGCTCGCAGCCGGTGACCGTGTTCGGGTAGACGGCCCATGATCTCGCTAAGAGGGCTCACCCGTGTGTTCCCGGCGCCAGCGACCGGCGCTGCGCTTTCTGGTGTCGACCTCGACATCCTGCCGGGCGAGTTCATCGCTATCGTCGGCCCATCCGGCGGGGGGAAATCGACGCTACTCAACATGATCGGTCTGCTCGACAAACCCACTGCCGGCGCCTATCAGCTCAACGGAATCGACGTCGGCCTGCTCACAGAGAAGCAGCTCGCTGGTCTGCGGGCGTCCCAATTCGGATTCATCTTCCAGAACTTCCATCTGCTCGATAACCGCCCCGTCGTTGACAGCGTCGAACTCGGGCTGCTTTATCAGGCGTCGCCTCACCGCCAACGGCGCGAGACAGCGCTCCGAGCTCTTGACCGCGTGGGGCTTGCAGACTTCGCAGACCAGACCGCGTCACGTCTCTCCGGCGGGCAACGTCAGCGCGTCGCAATCGCCAGAGCACTGTCCAGCGATGCGCCGGTGATTCTTGCAGATGAGCCCACCGGCAACCTGGACAGCGCAAACGGGACTCAGATCCTCGAACTACTGAGAAGCCTCTCGCGGCAAGGACGGACCATCGTCCTCGTCACCCATGACGAGAAGATCAGCGCGATGGCGGACCGGGTCATCCGCATACGGGACGGCCGTGTCGACCAGGTGACCGAGATGTCCGCCGCCCGAAGCGAAGCCAACGGACTACCAACGGCCACACCTACGCAGCGAACGCGCGACTCATCACGGATACGCAGCCGCGACTTTATCGTGGACGCGCTCGCGACGATCGGTTCTCGCGCCAGTCGCTCCGCCGGCCTAATCGCCGCTGTCGCGACTGCAGTCGCTCTCGCAGTAACGACACTCGGTCTCTCCGATTCCGCCGCAGCGCAAGTGAGTGATCGGTTCAATGCCCATACCAACCGGGACGTCTCCGTCACCTGGCAGATGGAAAAGGACGGCCAGGACAACGCGCCGAGCGCCGAAAGCGCGCTCCGTGGTAGCGAGCAGGTGGTTGGCGTTGACGCGCGCGCTGTTCTTCTCGAGCGTGGCAGCACTCAGATACAGGTAACGGATAAACGTACAGCCCTGCAGGCAAAAGCAGTTTCAGCGTCGGACGGAATACAAGCCGCCGCCGGACTGAAGATTCGATGGGCGCCCAACCACAGGGCCTTCCTCAAACCTGATGAGGTTCTCGTCGGCGAGTCGCTGGCACACCAACTCCTGCTCGGACCCTTGGCTGGTTCGCCAGCGGTAATGCTCGACGGGGTGACGGCAAGAGTCGTTGGCGTCGTCAAAGACTCGCCCCGCGAACCCTCGCTACTCGGGGCCGTTTTGAGCGGAACAGACGAGCAACTCGGGCTGCCCGACGCGGCACAAGGAATGCTGATGCTGAAAACCCACGCCGGCGCAGCGCAGCAGGTGGCCCGCCAGATCCGAGTAGCCGTCCTACCGACGGACCCCGACCGGTTGGCTGTGAACGCTCCGGCAGACCCGACGACTCTCCGCGGTGAAATCGAGTCGGACGTCAAAACTACGCTCGTGGCCTTCACCGTCGTAGCCCTACTCGCGGCAGTCGCAGCGCTCGGGAACGCCATGGTCCTGGCCGTCTTGGAACGCCGTCGCGAATTCGGCTTACGCAAGGCGCTCGGAGCCCGGCGCGGCCAGGTGGCCGGACTGGTCCTGTTGGAATCATCGATCATCGGACTCGCAGGCGGCGCGGCCGGCTTCGTGATGGGTATGGTAAGTGTGCTTGCAGTCACCGTCGCCCGCCATTGGATTCCGGTTTTCGACTTCCGCATCGCGCCGATCGCCGTCGCAGGTGGAATGGTCGCCGGTGGTATCGGCGGGATCTTGGCGGCACTACAAGCGGTACGGGTGCAAGCCCAAGACGCGCTCCGCGGTTGAACGCAAATGAGCCACGGCAGGACCCGGGTCCTACGAGTCGTGGACCATAGGTTCCAGTCCCCTGCTGTTCGAGCATGGCAGTGTGGCGGCATGGAACTCGACGCGCTGCGGGCGCTGCCACCCTCTGACCAACGGGTGTTCCTGCTGGGCAGGATCACCTCGGAGACGACGAGCCTAGACGCGGCACTCCGATTCGTGCACGCGGCGCTACGCGGGCGTCACGAGATCGATGCGTTCCTTGATGCGCCGAGGTTCATCACGACCATCGTCAAGGAGTGCAAAGCGCTCCTCGCCCAGCATGATCGCATCGACGACGTCGGCCGGCGAGCAGTCAACGCGACACTCACCGCCGCGAACAAGCTGTACGCGACGAGGAACCGGTTCGTCCACGACATGCTCCGCGCCGACCTGCTCAGCGGCAGATGGGAACTTGCAGAGCTCGAGCGTCAGCCAGACGGCGAGCAGGACATCACCGCGACCACATTCGACGGCATGGTTGGACTTGTTGAAGATCTCGTCGGCGTGACCTG from Curtobacterium sp. MCLR17_032 encodes the following:
- a CDS encoding IS3 family transposase (programmed frameshift), giving the protein MVKAYPDEFRCDVIAVARKGETSVRQVAKDFGVSESCLARWLRLADRDDGVPAAASPSVKAIEQAELRDAQKRIRLLEQENEILRRAAAYFAQFATPKMIYPLVLELADDGVPVAVTCRVLGFSKQAFYRWRADPVSQRDWEDAHLTNAAIDAHRDDPTFGYRFIADDLIASGHTVSERRVWRLCSQQRLWSLHAKKRGLNRKAGPPVHDDRVRRAFTVPDLDKLWLTDITEHNTAEGKLYLCAIKDACSRWIVGYSISDRMRSSLAVAAPQMAVHRRNPAGTVVHSDRGSQFRSKKFVRALGDVGLLGSMGRVGACADNAAMESFFALLQKNVLNRKGWATREELRLAIITWIEATYHRKRRQRGLGKLTPIEYETIINPQVALAA
- a CDS encoding peptidoglycan-binding domain-containing protein, giving the protein MTEINGRPVFAIPGGFAFYRVLREGDHGPDVRQLQHALTAAGHVVAEDGRFGSGTSSAVKALYRAAGYEAPTEPGTADQLGRGKSATATGGSGTTKTDSSTAESSVIDGGGTADVPGFVIAPGEFIVLPTLPAVLSSAPAIGSAIGEDAKIAVQSGSLRLSGDVPPLSANLLTAGLPGSADIGGAVPVHIESIGTAKEDGAAAVPVVATADDGQIAEDKIGEEVTVTAQVQVVAGDALIVPSIAVASGGSGPAHVLVEQKDGTFASVAVREIGQLNGESAIQLDGSGRLAAGDRVRVDGP
- a CDS encoding peptidase inhibitor family I36 protein, which translates into the protein MRFKKHFASVAVVAAVASGALFTAAPASAAPAGCESGRGCTYEDANYGKGHINFFENVKDFSQVGYWVGTLHTLTDNAASSAFNNGTTGRNATWYDLKSYQGPKKTLTMGYGTTNLGYADLNDKVSSACFTGYCN
- a CDS encoding DEAD/DEAH box helicase family protein, translated to MVDFGAMLASGADDAPIEPRELHSQLTKAPGYGYLRDVQGQVLSKWHERRDDRDIIIKVNTGGGKTIDGLIILQSYLNANAGPALFVAPSDYLVTQVIAEAEKIGIAVTTNVDGASYLNSEAIGIINAHKLVNGRTVFSDRRPTRPRVPIGAVVIDDVHAAIATTREKLSLTVPRSNAAFMPLLELFAEDLKTQSSDSYLDVRDDRRGAPVRVPFWAWRSKVEQVRELLRLQTGEKQDLFYDWPAVAEVLPLCRAAFANHELTITPHCPPIDHVTSFMEAKHRVFLTATLADDSVLVTDFGAAPASVQSPITPLTAGDIGERMILAPQEINPALSAEEIRSQIVDLSKMVNTVVLVPSTPWAEKWKAHAAIVATKDDIEDAVKKLRGRKHIGLVVLVNRYDGIDLPDDACRVLVLDGLPEAFSPEDRISSTLTRSSSGIDDRQVQRIEQGMGRGVRSNEDHCVVFLLGPRLAQLTVDPRTVTRFSPATQQQLKLSRQVASNMDNLPMSGIIKTVKQALSRDKSWVELALRTLRNIAPAPGHVSDAAVAEREAYALAQNGNLVAARDRIGSAAEAEQDEASAGRLLELQATYADMTNPELGQQILTQARALNTNVTKPLAGLTFVALEAHSPQAATCARRLGQKYSTAAGLRLDVESIIEDLVFDEYRTDQTEEALRRCGEFIGLGSQRPEHDTNTGPDNLWALGDNEFWVIEAKTGAKSAAIAKRDMGQLATSMLWFGKRYDPAARPVPIMVHRAVAAYSDATPVTGMRIITGRGLGELAAALRAFATALAEGVWTDPQAVAKLLEGHGLSASKLVDFTTPQRGVKN
- a CDS encoding ABC transporter ATP-binding protein/permease: MISLRGLTRVFPAPATGAALSGVDLDILPGEFIAIVGPSGGGKSTLLNMIGLLDKPTAGAYQLNGIDVGLLTEKQLAGLRASQFGFIFQNFHLLDNRPVVDSVELGLLYQASPHRQRRETALRALDRVGLADFADQTASRLSGGQRQRVAIARALSSDAPVILADEPTGNLDSANGTQILELLRSLSRQGRTIVLVTHDEKISAMADRVIRIRDGRVDQVTEMSAARSEANGLPTATPTQRTRDSSRIRSRDFIVDALATIGSRASRSAGLIAAVATAVALAVTTLGLSDSAAAQVSDRFNAHTNRDVSVTWQMEKDGQDNAPSAESALRGSEQVVGVDARAVLLERGSTQIQVTDKRTALQAKAVSASDGIQAAAGLKIRWAPNHRAFLKPDEVLVGESLAHQLLLGPLAGSPAVMLDGVTARVVGVVKDSPREPSLLGAVLSGTDEQLGLPDAAQGMLMLKTHAGAAQQVARQIRVAVLPTDPDRLAVNAPADPTTLRGEIESDVKTTLVAFTVVALLAAVAALGNAMVLAVLERRREFGLRKALGARRGQVAGLVLLESSIIGLAGGAAGFVMGMVSVLAVTVARHWIPVFDFRIAPIAVAGGMVAGGIGGILAALQAVRVQAQDALRG